The DNA window GGCGGTAATAAAGATCGCGACCCTTGGGGACAAAAAGGGAAAGAGCAGGGACCCCCTGATCTTGACGAAGTATTTAAAAAGCTAACCAGTAAGTTCGGTGGCGGTAAAGGCGGTAAGTTTTCAGGCGGTGCTAACTTTAATAAAGTTGGTGTCTCTCTGGTACTTGGTGTACTTGCCGTGATCTGGGTGGTCAGTGGTTTCTATACGATCAAAGAAGCTGAACGTGGCGTGGTATTACGTTTAGGTCAGTATTCACAAACGGTTGAACCGGGTTTATCTTGGTTACCGACGTTTGTTGATCGTGTGATTCCTGTTGACGTTAAGAGCATTCGCTCTATGCCTGCTGCTGGTTCAATGTTAACTAAAGATGAAAACGTTGTTGACGTAAAAATGGATATTCAATATCGTGTTATTAACTCGCGTGAATATCTATTTAGCGTGACAAATCCGGATGATAGCTTACATCAAGCAATTGACAGTGCATTACGTTTCGTTATCGGTCATACGACAATGGATGATGTGATCACAACGGGTCGTGAAGTTGTACGTCAAAGTACCCGTGAAAACATTGAATCTATCATTGGTGAGTATCACA is part of the Moritella viscosa genome and encodes:
- the hflK gene encoding HflK protein translates to MAWNEPGNGGNKDRDPWGQKGKEQGPPDLDEVFKKLTSKFGGGKGGKFSGGANFNKVGVSLVLGVLAVIWVVSGFYTIKEAERGVVLRLGQYSQTVEPGLSWLPTFVDRVIPVDVKSIRSMPAAGSMLTKDENVVDVKMDIQYRVINSREYLFSVTNPDDSLHQAIDSALRFVIGHTTMDDVITTGREVVRQSTRENIESIIGEYHMGIELVDVNFLSARPPEAVKDAFDDAISAQEDEQRYIREAEAYARAIEPTARGQVKRIEQEAQAYQQQIVLKAQGEVARFESLLPQYQLAPEVTRQRLYLETMEAVYSNTTKVVVDTKGTGNMLYLPLDKIMSANADSKPTRAANTVAAPQQPAKSNNRYQYPDTNSSNVRPDRFNTGRN